In Helianthus annuus cultivar XRQ/B chromosome 3, HanXRQr2.0-SUNRISE, whole genome shotgun sequence, a single window of DNA contains:
- the LOC118490142 gene encoding uncharacterized protein LOC118490142, with the protein MSERTARLCLHKFLEWVVKLYSKRYLRKPNANDVQKLYQAHEQRHGFPGMLGSIDCMHWSWQNCPVAWQVQYTRGDHGHPTIIQEAVASQDLWIWHAFFGLPGSLNDLNIIYQSQIFEDVVAGTGPDTSFTVPGVEYRRDYYIADGIYPTYSTIVKIIPHPTDEKRKKIAKYQEGARKDIERTFGVLQKKRQIIEHPARSATSKRLRHIMYACIILHNMIIEDEGRAICEYDENAFTGNSVPVSGEQQDLNMFALRNEYTHHNLQADLVEYIWNNAQNEPNDDMEDED; encoded by the coding sequence ATGTCTGAAAGAACCGCACGTCTATGTTTGCACAAGTTTTTAGaatgggttgtcaaattgtatagcaagagatacctgcggaaaccgaacgcaaacgacgttcaaaaattatatcaagcacacgaacaaagacatggtttcccaggaatgctcgggagcattgattgcatgcactggtCGTGGCAGAACTGCCCAGTTGCCTGGCAAGTtcagtatactaggggagatcaTGGACATCCGACTATTATTCAagaggctgttgcgtcacaggatctctggatttggcatgctttttttggtctacctggttcgctcaatgaccttaacatcatataccagtcacagatatttgaggatgtagtggcgggtacaggtccagacacaagTTTTACGGTTCCGGGGGTGGAATACAGGCGAGATTACTACATAGCCGATGGAatatacccaacgtactcgacaatCGTTAAAATTATTCCGCACCCGACAgacgaaaaaagaaaaaaaattgcgAAGTATCAAGAGGGTGcgagaaaagatattgaacggacttttggtgttctacaaaaaaaaagGCAAATCATTGAACATCCAGCACGTTCGGCTACATCAAAgaggttacgacacattatgtacgcttgtatcatccttcataacatgatcattgaagacgaaggtagagcgatatgcgagtacgacgaaaacgcgtttactggaaattctgttccagttagtggggaacaacaagatttgaacatgttcgctctacgtaacgagtacacacatcataacctacaagcggacttggtggagtacatttggaacaacgctcaaaACGAACCCAACGACGACATGGAAGACGAAGACTAG
- the LOC110928693 gene encoding uncharacterized protein LOC110928693, with the protein MSAVVCGKRNSFFEDHTIPSSSSSSASPPASKRIRCFSSSSPVQFSSSSRLLAVDRLVALFPDMDKLVIERTLNQCGDDIETTIKSLTELRLVSNENAGTAVGEGSEYQVQTHSVSDVAANGVANGEAGPFENSPHQKPVDGADWVDLFVKEMLSASNIDDARTRASRALEMLEKSLYERVTTEAHGLKQENMMMKEQLQALIQENSLLKRAVAIQHERQKEFEDRGQELHNLKQMVSQYQEQLRTLEVNNYSLTMHLKQAQQGSSMPGRFHPDVF; encoded by the exons ATGTCTGCGGTAGTGTGCGGGAAAAGAAATTCGTTTTTCGAAGATCATACGataccttcttcttcttcttcgtcgGCATCGCCTCCTGCTTCTAAGAGAATTCGTTGCTTTTCTTCGTCTTCACCTGTTCAGTTTTCGTCGTCTTCTAGGTTGTTAGCAGTTGATCGGCTCGTTGCATTGTTTCCTGATATGGATAAACTG GTTATTGAAAGAACCCTCAACCAATGTGGTGATGACATAGAAACTACCATCAAAAGTCTTACTGAGTTACGTTTGGTTTCTAATGAGAATGCTGGAACTGCTGTTGGAGAGGGATCAGAGTATCAAGTTCAAACTCACAGTGTGTCAG ATGTTGCAGCTAATGGGGTGGCAAATGGTGAGGCTGGGCCGTTTGAAAACTCACCACATCAAAAACCTGTCGATGGTGCAGATTGGGTGGATCTTTTTGTGAAAGAAATGTTGAGTGCCTCCAACATTGATGATGCTCGAACCCGTGCTTCAAGAGCACTTGAGATGTTGGAGAAATCTTTATATGAGCGTGTCACTACAGAGGCCCATGGCCTTAAGCAg GAAAATATGATGATGAAAGAACAACTTCAAGCCCTAATTCAGGAGAACTCCTTGTTGAAACGCGCGGTTGCAATTCAACATGAACGTCAAAAAGAATTTGAGGACAGGGGCCAAGAGTTGCATAACCTCAAGCAGATGGTATCTCAATACCAGGAGCAGTTAAGAACTCTTGAG GTCAACAATTATTCTTTGACCATGCATCTGAAGCAGGCTCAACAAGGCAGCTCCATGCCCGGGCGTTTCCACCCGGatgtattttaa